One Pecten maximus chromosome 16, xPecMax1.1, whole genome shotgun sequence DNA window includes the following coding sequences:
- the LOC117314563 gene encoding vitrin-like — protein MELFLERRFQLCVTGRRDIALVIDESASVMSHNYAKQLVFLQNVASKFSIGKQGTQFGAVAFNTNARLAFTLDQYLTKHSLLAAIGSVSYIPGGTSIGAGIEFARQHLFTAANGDRSDVDDYMIVITDGFSADTVTSGIAARNAGITLFAVAVDGYDINDLIAATGDVSKVFTAPNYDSLNTIVDLLANAFPCDYSSPTFDLE, from the exons TATGTGTAACAGGACGGAGAGACATTGCCCTCGTTATAGACGAGTCGGCCAGCGTCATGAGCCACAACTATGCAAAACAACTGGTATTTCTTCAGAACGTGGCATCTAAATTTTCCATTGGAAAACAGGGTACACAGTTTGGGGCAGTTGCTTTTAATACGAACGCTAGACTCGCATTTACATTAGACCAGTACCTGACAAAGCACTCTCTGTTGGCGGCCATAGGCTCAGTGTCATACATCCCGGGAGGAACGTCCATAGGTGCAGGAATAGAATTCGCCCGACAACACCTGTTTACCGCAGCTAATGGTGACCGTTCTGATGTGGATGATTACATGATTGTAATAACAGATGGTTTCTCCGCAGATACCGTGACGTCAGGTATCGCTGCGCGAAACGCGGGAATCACGCTGTTTGCAGTCGCCGTGGACGGATATGACATCAATGACCTTATCGCCGCAACGGGTGACGTCAGCAAAGTATTCACAGCACCCAATTACGATTCTCTGAATACAATTGTTGACCTGCTGGCAAATGCTTTTCCGTGTGACTACT CATCACCGACATTTGATCTAGAATAG